From Pseudomonadota bacterium, one genomic window encodes:
- a CDS encoding thioredoxin family protein, giving the protein MLTRRHFIAGLAASGVGLLTAPARAAVDFNEAAFDAKLAAGEPVLLDFKASWCSTCRRQERVIGQLRADNPSYQAVTVMFADWDRYSGTSIAKRFKVRRRSTLIAFKGGEEVGRIVAGTGQKEIAALFDAML; this is encoded by the coding sequence ATGTTGACTCGTCGCCACTTTATCGCCGGTCTCGCTGCTAGCGGGGTCGGGTTGCTCACCGCCCCGGCCCGCGCGGCCGTGGATTTCAACGAGGCTGCCTTCGACGCGAAGCTCGCCGCGGGCGAGCCGGTGTTGCTCGATTTCAAAGCGAGCTGGTGCAGCACCTGCCGCCGTCAGGAACGCGTGATCGGCCAGTTGCGCGCCGATAACCCGTCCTACCAGGCGGTCACGGTCATGTTCGCCGACTGGGACCGCTACAGCGGCACCTCGATCGCCAAGCGCTTCAAGGTGCGCCGGCGCTCGACGCTGATCGCGTTCAAGGGTGGCGAGGAAGTCGGACGCATCGTCGCCGGCACCGGCCAGAAGGAAATCGCGGCACTCTTCGACGCGATGCTCTGA
- a CDS encoding cytochrome c biogenesis CcdA family protein yields the protein MTLFWALLAGMLTLINPCVLPLLPIIIASSLQQGRSGPLALAAGLVVSFVVIGTGVTAFGHLVGLDIDTVNRVAAGVMIVFGAVLLLPPLQAAFASASAPLAGVADRQLNRQGGDGVAGQFSIGLLLGAVWSPCVGPTLGGAIGLAASGEHLGQAAATMLAFGIGVAVVLLALSYGSRELIMARRARLQRLMPYAKPVMGGVLLFVGVALWFHWQRVAEDWLLDRMPIWLQDASVLI from the coding sequence ATGACCCTGTTCTGGGCCCTCCTGGCCGGCATGTTGACGCTGATCAACCCCTGCGTGCTGCCCCTCCTGCCGATCATCATCGCCAGCAGCCTGCAGCAGGGGCGCAGCGGCCCACTCGCGCTCGCAGCAGGCCTGGTGGTGTCCTTCGTCGTGATCGGCACCGGGGTCACTGCCTTCGGCCACCTCGTCGGACTCGACATCGACACGGTGAACCGGGTCGCCGCGGGGGTCATGATCGTCTTCGGCGCGGTGCTGTTGCTACCGCCGCTACAGGCCGCCTTCGCGAGCGCCAGCGCGCCGTTGGCGGGCGTGGCCGACCGCCAGCTCAACCGCCAGGGGGGCGACGGCGTCGCCGGGCAGTTCAGCATCGGGTTGTTGCTCGGTGCGGTGTGGAGCCCCTGCGTCGGCCCGACCCTCGGCGGCGCGATCGGCCTCGCGGCGAGCGGCGAGCACCTCGGCCAGGCCGCGGCCACGATGTTGGCCTTTGGCATCGGTGTGGCAGTGGTGCTGCTGGCGCTGAGCTACGGCTCACGCGAGCTGATCATGGCCCGCCGCGCGCGCCTGCAGCGCCTGATGCCCTACGCCAAGCCGGTCATGGGCGGGGTGTTGCTGTTCGTCGGTGTGGCACTCTGGTTCCACTGGCAACGGGTCGCCGAGGACTGGTTGCTTGACCGCATGCCGATCTGGCTTCAGGACGCGTCCGTCCTGATCTGA
- a CDS encoding NUDIX domain-containing protein, whose product MSVTVERNGRTLWPCVSFLLVQDNRILLETRRLDKASDPGLVAVPGGHMEPGEDEGATLARELEEELGVRALASHYVCSLLHPTTTELQWIHYHAVTAWSGEIQALEAARVDFHPLDGPLPIDVAADRVAVAEWLRLRDQIRTDAS is encoded by the coding sequence GTGAGTGTCACGGTGGAACGCAACGGGCGCACGCTGTGGCCCTGTGTGTCTTTCCTGCTGGTGCAGGACAACCGGATCCTGCTCGAGACCCGGCGGCTCGACAAGGCCAGTGATCCCGGGCTTGTCGCGGTGCCTGGCGGGCACATGGAACCCGGGGAAGACGAGGGTGCGACGCTGGCGCGCGAACTCGAGGAAGAGCTCGGCGTGCGGGCGCTGGCGTCGCACTACGTGTGTTCCTTGTTGCACCCGACGACGACTGAATTGCAGTGGATTCACTACCACGCCGTGACGGCGTGGAGCGGTGAAATTCAGGCCCTGGAAGCGGCGCGGGTCGATTTCCACCCGCTGGACGGGCCGTTGCCGATCGACGTGGCGGCCGACCGTGTCGCGGTGGCCGAGTGGCTGCGGTTGCGCGATCAGATCAGGACGGACGCGTCCTGA
- a CDS encoding reductive dehalogenase domain-containing protein, which translates to MWPDNEPSLLSQAELDTLHARFAESDSAAGFELTPAFEPFSQRNDIFTRAFWDDTVKNAKTDAFFASYRSQFSARRGDGFSQRDFALRNASWSVSDAFSERHAAAGERDGFQAPLSVATAVSEHAVPLREPAVESAEIKRVARLFGADLVGITEVDLRWHYAARVDTRDLSPADNALPEGLTHVIVMGHAMDRALVDTYPSALAGASTGLEYSREAAIVTQLVSYLRGLGYDAVGSMNDTALVVPYAIKAGLGEYGRNQMVLTPAYGPRVRFSKVFTSLTLAPDAPRVQGIHAYCEQCDVCARACPPKALPDGPPSEVRVNVSTLTGVRKWSANAEKCFGYWASLKSDCAICMRVCPFNRGQGLADRLWFRLATGRWRRLARWWAERRGTRARLKPVQWWRNLSEERRA; encoded by the coding sequence ATGTGGCCCGACAATGAACCCAGCTTGCTCAGCCAGGCGGAACTCGACACGCTGCACGCGCGCTTTGCCGAGAGTGACAGCGCTGCCGGGTTCGAACTGACGCCGGCGTTCGAGCCCTTCTCACAGCGCAACGACATCTTCACCCGCGCGTTCTGGGACGACACGGTCAAGAACGCGAAGACCGATGCGTTCTTCGCGAGCTACCGGTCGCAGTTCAGTGCACGCAGGGGCGACGGCTTCAGCCAGCGCGATTTCGCGCTGCGCAACGCAAGCTGGTCGGTGTCGGATGCGTTTTCCGAACGCCACGCTGCCGCGGGCGAACGCGACGGGTTTCAAGCACCGCTGTCCGTGGCGACCGCCGTGTCGGAGCACGCGGTGCCGTTGCGCGAGCCTGCTGTCGAAAGCGCCGAGATCAAACGGGTGGCTCGGCTGTTCGGCGCCGACCTCGTCGGCATCACCGAGGTCGATCTGCGCTGGCACTACGCGGCCCGGGTCGACACCCGCGACCTGTCGCCCGCCGACAACGCGCTGCCCGAGGGCCTAACCCACGTGATCGTGATGGGCCACGCGATGGACCGTGCCCTGGTCGACACCTACCCGTCGGCGCTGGCCGGGGCCTCGACTGGCCTCGAGTACTCCCGCGAAGCTGCGATCGTGACGCAACTGGTCAGCTACCTCCGCGGGCTCGGCTACGACGCCGTCGGCTCAATGAACGACACGGCGCTGGTGGTGCCCTACGCGATCAAGGCCGGTCTCGGGGAGTACGGGCGCAACCAGATGGTGCTGACGCCGGCGTACGGCCCGCGGGTGCGGTTTTCCAAGGTGTTCACCAGCCTCACGCTCGCCCCGGATGCACCGCGCGTGCAGGGTATTCATGCCTACTGTGAGCAGTGCGATGTGTGCGCACGGGCTTGCCCGCCGAAGGCCCTGCCGGACGGTCCACCGTCGGAAGTCAGGGTCAACGTGTCCACACTCACGGGCGTTCGCAAGTGGAGCGCGAACGCCGAAAAGTGCTTCGGCTACTGGGCGAGCCTCAAATCCGACTGCGCGATCTGCATGCGCGTCTGCCCCTTCAACCGTGGTCAGGGGCTGGCCGACCGGCTCTGGTTCCGCCTCGCCACCGGGCGGTGGCGTCGGCTCGCACGCTGGTGGGCTGAGCGGCGTGGTACCCGTGCGCGCCTCAAACCCGTACAGTGGTGGCGCAACCTGAGCGAGGAACGACGCGCGTGA